The following coding sequences are from one Nicotiana tomentosiformis chromosome 3, ASM39032v3, whole genome shotgun sequence window:
- the LOC104098865 gene encoding uncharacterized protein yields MTRSYALDEFNERMSKIEEIDTRVKAYIYDIGYHIWSRVHATVNRTWTMTSNIAESLNIVTKDARELPIVELLKYMMTLLERWTNEKLLNAKGTFTYLGKKYNEELEDNKTLSQKMRVRTSTDYIHTVIDGVKPFIICLQNKIRSCGQFQLDELSCAHALAALRHKNKSYENYCSPYYTRESLLQTYEIPVDPLPDESKWNVPQHIAEKVVKPHTGKR; encoded by the exons ATGACACGATCATACGCGCTTGATGAATTTAATGAAAGAATGTCAAAGATTGAAGAGATCGACACACGTGTTAAAGCATACATATACGATATTGGCTATCACATATGGTCTCGGGTACATGCTACGGTGAACAGAACGTGGACGATGACATCAAACATTGCAGAGTCATTGAATATAGTAACCAAAGATGCAAGAGAGCTGCCCATAGTAGAACTATTAAAGTACATGATGACTCTTCTTGAACGTTGGACTAATGAAAAGTTATTGAATGCAAAGGGTACGTTCACATACCTTGGAAAAAAATACAACGAAGAGTTGGAGGACAACAAGACATTATCGCAGAAGATGAGA GTGAGGACTTCAACAGATTATATCCATACTGTGATAGATGGTGTGAAGCCCTTCATTATTTGCCTTCAAAACAAGATACGTAGTTGTGGACAATTCCAACTTGATGAACTTTCTTGTGCACATGCTTTGGCTGCTTTGAGGCACAAGAACAAGTCTTATGAAAACTATTGTTCTCCTTATTACACGAGGGAGAGCCTTCTGCAGACTTATGAAATACCAGTAGACCCGTTGCCTGACGAAAGCAAATGGAATGTGCCACAACATATAGCTGAAAAAGTTGTAAAGCCACATACTGGGAAAAGGTAG
- the LOC138908313 gene encoding uncharacterized protein has product MLSDHGMNLTYMQAWRAKEKALEFLRGHPVDSYSRLPSYLYILEKTYPGSVVKLEKTKNDYFLYALVALSASIKDWKHCRQVVVVDGNFLKSAYKGIMLTASTMDATGSIFPLAYAVVDSENDAS; this is encoded by the exons ATGTTGTCGGATCATGGTATGAACTTAACATACATGCAAGCTTGGAGAGCAAAGGAAAAGGCTTTGGAATTTTTGAGAGGTCATCCTGTTGATTCCTACAGTCGCTTGCCGAGTTATTTGTATATTCTGGAGAAGACTTATCCAGGGTCGGTAGTGAAATTGGAGAAGACTAAAAATGACTATTTCTTGTATGCATTAGTTGCACTTAGTGCGTCTATCAAGGATTGGAAGCATTGTAGGCAAGTTGTAGTAGTTGATGGCAACTTCTTGAAGTCGGCATATAAGGGAATCATGCTAACAGCTAGCACAATGGATGCAACAG GTAGCATATTCCCACTAGCATACGCCGTTGTTGATTCAGAAAATGACGCATCATGA